The nucleotide sequence CTCTTCATCTTTCTTGCTTTTGCAAAAAATACATACCACAACTCTCCTCCTCACTGTTGTCGCATTCACGGGTGCCGCACACGAATTCTGGCTAATGCCGCCGCAATTTTTTGTGGCAGCTGGCACCACCTTGAACCTTGGAATTTTTGTGGGTGAAAACTTCGCTGGCGAGCGGTGGGGCAATAAAAGCAACCGCGTCACGCGTTTGACGCATTATGCGCCTACTGCCTCCGAAGATGTACTGCCAGCCGCCACAAAGGCCGATACCCTACATCCCAACGTGACGTTCGCGCAACCTGGCACGCACATGGTTGTCCTTAGCACCAATAATGCTTTCACCACGTTGGAAGCCGAAACATTTAATGCTTACCTAAAAGAAGAAGGCCTAGATTATATCTTACTACAGCGTCAGCAACGAGGCTCGCTCAACAAGCCAGGGCGAGAAGCGTATAGCCGTAGTACCAAAACGCTGGTTCAGGTTGGCAACCCTGTTTCTGCTGACACTGCCCGCGCCTGGAGCCGACCTACGGGAATGGCACTAGATCTAGTACCCGAACAAAATCCGTATACGCTCAGAGTTGGTAACTCCCTCACCGTTCGGGTGCTTGCTGATGGGCAACCAAAAGCCGGCCAGCTAGTGCAAGTATGGCAACGAACTCCCGGCCAAACAGTGAAAATCATCAAGCTCTACAGTAACCAAAACGGCCGTGTGTTGTTTCGATTAACCAACCCTGGTCAATATATGGTAAGCGCCGTACGAATGATGCCTGCTAGTCTGCCAGAAGCAGATTGGCAAAGTAATTGGAGCACCCTCACATTCGGTTTCAAAGGTATTTCAAGCCGGTAAAACCACCACCTAACGCCTCACTTGTTGGTATCTGAACACGCTGCCAACGAACATTTTTTTGTTACCTTCGCAACTCCCTAAAAACCCCGAACCACCGACGGTATGAAGTACTCGATTGATAAAAAGGAAACGTACACGATAATCACGATTGACGAGAAGAAGCTGGACACCACCGTAGCTCCTGATCTGAAATCGGAATTTGTGAAGCTGAATGCCGAAGGAATCAACAATTTGATTCTGGACCTTACCAACGTTAAATACACTGATTCATCAGGACTCAGCTCCATTCTGATTGCCAACCGGTTGTGCAATTCCACGGGCGGTCTGTTGGTCCTCACCGGCCTGCAAGATCATGTGATGAAGCTTATCACCATCAGCAAGCTCGAATCGGTATTGCATATCTTGCCAACCGTAGAGGAAGGCATCGACCGGATTTTCCTGCACGCCATCGAGCGCGACCTGACCAGCAAGGAGTAGGGGTTTAAGTTGTCGGTTGTTGGTTGTCAGTTGTCAGGTTCTCGTAGCTGACAACAGGCAACCAATTTGCTTTTATATGATTGGATGGCTGTATGGTTGAATAGTCGAATAGCTGACCGTTCCAACGCCTTGTTGAACAGTTCGCTTTCCAATCATTCAACCATCCAACACATTACATGGAGTTCGAGCTGAAAATTTTGGGTAGCGCGTCGGCGACGCCATTTCTCAACCGGCACCAAACGGCGCAGGTTCTGACCGTAGGCAATGCGCAATATCTCATCGACTGCGGAGAAGGCACTCAAAGCCGCTTGATGGAACAGAAGCTCCGCCATCAGCGCATCCAAACCATTTTCATTTCTCACCTGCACGGCGACCATTACTTCGGACTTTTTGGCTTGTTGGGCACCATGCACCTCAACGGCCGCACCGACCCGCTGAATCTTTTCGGCCCCGCTGGCCTAGACGAAATCCTAACCACGCAGTTTCGGCATTCGTCTACGCAACTAAGCTTCGAGTTGCTCTTCACTGCCGTCGATACCACTCAATTCGCGCAGGTCTACGAAGACAAGCACGTGACGGTGCACACGCTGCCCATGCGGCACCGGATTCCGTGCTGCGGCTATCTGTTTCGGGAGCTACCCAAGCGCCGCCCCCTGCTCAAAGAAAAGCTGCCCGCCGGGCTCACCCCCGCACAACTCACGGGCCTTACGCTCGGCGAAGACGTGTTCGATGACGCAGATAACATAGTGGTCCGCAACCTCGACGTAACCACCGAGCCCAAACCGGCCCGCAGCTATGCGTTTTGCTCGGACACCCTCTACACCGAAAGCCTAGCCGACTTGGTACAGGGTGTTGACTTGCTCTACCACGAAGCTACTTTCTTGGAAGAAATGCGCGACCGAGCGGCCACAACTCACCACTCCACGGCCCGTCAGGCGGGTTTGCTGGCTCGTCGGGCACATGTGCAGCGCTTGCTTATCGGTCACTTCTCCAGCCGCTACCGCGACCTGAACCCGCTACTAGCCGAAGCCCAAGCCATGTTCGAGTGGACCGAGCTGGCAACCGAAGGCTTGACGGTGAGCGTGTAGCTCGCCGCTGATTGGCTTTTAGCAAGCGGTTGGATTGTAGCAGAGCACAACCGCTTCTCTCGCTCACTGTGAGCCTCAACGATTACCTTGGCCCAAGTGAATGATACTGTTGTGCTTTAGCCGATAGACAGACATTCCGAGTCCAATTTTTTCCAACCTGTAATGTCTCATAAGAAGCAACAGCTCTACCTAGTACTCAGTGGCATTTTCATTGTGAATGCGTTGCTGGCTGAAATAATTGGGGTGAAAATCTTCTCTGCCGATGCCCTCCTCGGATTGCCTGGCAACCTGACGGCGGGCGTACTCATCTGGCCCGTTGTGTTTGTCACGACGGACATTATCAACGAGTACTTTGGCCGGGCCGGAGTGCTGCGGGTGAGCTACCTCACGGTGGCACTCATCCTGTTTGCTTTTGTTGTGATTTATGCCACTACCAAGCTGCCACCCGCTGCCTTTTGGCTGGACGTGAACAAGACGGATCCGCAGGGTCGGCCGTTCAATATTGACTTCGCTTATCAAAGCATTTTCCGGCAAGGCTTGGGCATTATTACGGGCTCCATTACGGCCTTTGGTATCGGGCAGGTATTGGACGCCACGGTGTTTCAGGCGTTGCGGCGCGCCACCAAAGGCCGGTATGTGTGGCTGCGCGCCACTGGTTCCACCCTCGTCTCGCAGCTCGTTGATTCGTTTGTGGTGCTCTACGTAGCGTTTTACCTGTTCGGCAACTGGACGCTGGACCAGGTGCTAGGTGTAGCTAACACGAATTACTGGTATAAATTTGCTGCTGCCATTCTGCTTACGCCGGTACTCTATCTAGCTCACTTCCTCATCGACCGATATTTAGGCGAAGAGGCTTCCACCGAACTGCAACAGGAAGCAGTAGCTGACGCGTCAGCATAAGATAAATTACAATATACTTTAAAAAATACTATATAACTTTCGCTTTATCTTTTAACACTCACATCCTTTTTGTATGCGTACTCTTTACCTTTTGCTTGCTGCTCTTGCAGCGCCCTCTTTTTGCTTCGCTCAGCGCGATTTCACACCCGGTACTTACGAACTTCTTGACGGCACGAAGGGCGAAGGCAATCTTAAGTACACCTCTGGCTCAGGCGCCGAATTACTTGTGAAGACAACAGGTAAAAAGCATGTTGCTTTTGCTCCTGAGAAAGTGAAGTCGTTTAAGGCAGCTGATAAGTTTTTTGTGCCTATTCATGACTTTGTGTTGGACAGTGGAATGCCCATGAGCATGAAATACCGCATAAAGCACGATTTTGCTGAACTGCTAGATAGTGGCCGGGTAGAGCTTTTGAGCTATACGTTGCTAACTTCCACAAGAAAACCTGGTCAAATGAGCATGCCTGGTGATACTTTCTATGGAGGACTGGCGCTTATTCGGCGGCGAGGTGAGCAGCCAACTTCTATTCCACTGGGCCCAAAGAAGGCTCGTCCTGTAATTGTATCTTTCATCAAAGACCGGCCTGACCTTGTTGCACGCCTGAACAAAGAACCTTACACCCCAGAAACTATACGTTCCATTGTCCAGGCCTACAACCTAGGCCAAAAGTAACCTCCTCATGTCCCGCATCCTTACCGGCATCCAAAGCACAGGCCGCCCCCACTTAGGCAATCTGCTCGGCGCCATTCTCCCCGCCATTGAGCTATCGAAAAGCAGCACCAACCAGTCGTTGCTCTTTATTGCCGATTTGCACTCCTTAACCACTGTGCGCGACGCAGCCACATTGCGTCAGAACACGTACGCGGTGGCCGCCGCGTGGCTGGCTTGCGGGTTCGATACCGAGAAGAACCTGCTCTACCGGCAGTCGGATGTGCCGCAGGTAACGGAGCTGACATGGTACTTATCGTGCTTTGCGCCTTATCCGATGCTGGCTAATGCGCACTCGTTCAAAGACAAGTCGGATAGGCTTTCGGATGTGAATGCCGGCCTGTTCACCTATCCGGTGTTGATGGCGGCCGATATTTTGCTCTACGATGCCGACTTTGTGCCGGTAGGCAAAGACCAGATTCAGCACCTAGAAATCACGCGGGACATTGCTAGTGCCTTCAACAACCGCTACGGCGAAACCTTTGTGCTACCCCAGGCCAAAGTGGACGAGCAAATCCAGACGATTCCGGGCCTTGATGGGCAAAAGATGAGTAAGAGCTACGGCAACATCATCGACATTTTCCTCGACGACAAAGCGTTGCTCAAAAACATCAAGCTCATCGTGTCAGACAGCACCCCGCTAGAGGAGCCCAAAAACCCGGACACCGACACCACTTTCAAACTGTACTCTCTGCTAGCCACCGCCGAAGAAACCGCCGACATGCGCGCCCGTTATCTGGCAGGCGGCTACGGCTACGGCCATGCCAAGCAGGCGCTGTATGAATTGATTGTGCGCCGCTTCGCCACTGAACGGGAGCAATTCAGTTTTTACATGAACAACCTACCTGAACTAGATGCTCGCCTAGCCGAGGGGGCCCGCAAAGCGCAGGCCTACGGCACGGAAGTACTGAATAAAGTACGCGAGAAAGCAGGGTACCTGCGGCGCTAGTCCACACCCAACCCAAACAGAAACGGCCTACTCGCTTGAGTAGGCCGTTTCTGTTTGGGTTGGGTGCGCCACCTAAATTATGTGGTGCAATTGCTGCTCATGCGAGAAGCTGAAGCCCACTTTGCTGGGGCGGCTGACCTGCTGGTTTTCCAGTTTTTGCTTCACCGATATCTTTTGAATATCATCGAGGGGCGGCGCAATGAGGTCGTTATTGACGGCGGCAATCATGGCGCTTTCCACAAACAGCTTCATGCCATCGGCCGTCACTACGTTGTCCGACATGTCGTTGTCGGGCAGCTCCAACTGCTGCACTCCTTCCAAGAAGTAGTGGTTGTCGATGTTGATCAGCAGTCGGCCCACGAGGTATCCAGGGTCGTTCATGCGCTGGTATTTGATGCTGTCGGCCATAAAGTTGTAGGCCATGATGTGCCCGAAAAAACGCCGGCGGAAATCAGCCTCCACGTATTTGGTAGGCATGGGGCCGTACTCGTCTGGGAACGTCACGATGTTGGAGTGCATCACAAACACCAGCAAGTCGCCGGAGAACCGGATGTGAAACTCCATGTCATTGACGGGGCGATACTCGATGATGACTGTGGAATCCACGGGCGTGATTTTGCGGCTCAGCTCCACTACCAGTTCCTGCGTCACCTTGCGCAGCAGGTCGAACGTGGACATGGTGTTGCGGTAGATGGACTGCTTGGCCGAAGACTTCTGTTTCAGGCCATCAAAAATCTGGTCGAGGC is from Hymenobacter tibetensis and encodes:
- a CDS encoding DUF4198 domain-containing protein — protein: MPPQFFVAAGTTLNLGIFVGENFAGERWGNKSNRVTRLTHYAPTASEDVLPAATKADTLHPNVTFAQPGTHMVVLSTNNAFTTLEAETFNAYLKEEGLDYILLQRQQRGSLNKPGREAYSRSTKTLVQVGNPVSADTARAWSRPTGMALDLVPEQNPYTLRVGNSLTVRVLADGQPKAGQLVQVWQRTPGQTVKIIKLYSNQNGRVLFRLTNPGQYMVSAVRMMPASLPEADWQSNWSTLTFGFKGISSR
- a CDS encoding STAS domain-containing protein; its protein translation is MKYSIDKKETYTIITIDEKKLDTTVAPDLKSEFVKLNAEGINNLILDLTNVKYTDSSGLSSILIANRLCNSTGGLLVLTGLQDHVMKLITISKLESVLHILPTVEEGIDRIFLHAIERDLTSKE
- a CDS encoding ribonuclease Z, producing MEFELKILGSASATPFLNRHQTAQVLTVGNAQYLIDCGEGTQSRLMEQKLRHQRIQTIFISHLHGDHYFGLFGLLGTMHLNGRTDPLNLFGPAGLDEILTTQFRHSSTQLSFELLFTAVDTTQFAQVYEDKHVTVHTLPMRHRIPCCGYLFRELPKRRPLLKEKLPAGLTPAQLTGLTLGEDVFDDADNIVVRNLDVTTEPKPARSYAFCSDTLYTESLADLVQGVDLLYHEATFLEEMRDRAATTHHSTARQAGLLARRAHVQRLLIGHFSSRYRDLNPLLAEAQAMFEWTELATEGLTVSV
- a CDS encoding queuosine precursor transporter, with amino-acid sequence MSHKKQQLYLVLSGIFIVNALLAEIIGVKIFSADALLGLPGNLTAGVLIWPVVFVTTDIINEYFGRAGVLRVSYLTVALILFAFVVIYATTKLPPAAFWLDVNKTDPQGRPFNIDFAYQSIFRQGLGIITGSITAFGIGQVLDATVFQALRRATKGRYVWLRATGSTLVSQLVDSFVVLYVAFYLFGNWTLDQVLGVANTNYWYKFAAAILLTPVLYLAHFLIDRYLGEEASTELQQEAVADASA
- the trpS gene encoding tryptophan--tRNA ligase; its protein translation is MSRILTGIQSTGRPHLGNLLGAILPAIELSKSSTNQSLLFIADLHSLTTVRDAATLRQNTYAVAAAWLACGFDTEKNLLYRQSDVPQVTELTWYLSCFAPYPMLANAHSFKDKSDRLSDVNAGLFTYPVLMAADILLYDADFVPVGKDQIQHLEITRDIASAFNNRYGETFVLPQAKVDEQIQTIPGLDGQKMSKSYGNIIDIFLDDKALLKNIKLIVSDSTPLEEPKNPDTDTTFKLYSLLATAEETADMRARYLAGGYGYGHAKQALYELIVRRFATEREQFSFYMNNLPELDARLAEGARKAQAYGTEVLNKVREKAGYLRR